The following coding sequences are from one Streptomyces sp. NBC_01232 window:
- a CDS encoding ABC transporter ATP-binding protein → MSITATRVAPSALRTTTGREATRWVTAHCREVPWLTSATVFTTVAGAALQVLPLLLLGRVVDGVVAGGPRSILVTTGVLMVAAALLGAAATALSTYLIGRLGADLLARLREGAVRAVLGMPSARIEQVGRGDVLSRVGDDVAVLSKGIRTAVPTVFSAGVLVVIATIGMFGLDWRLGLAGACALPAYGLALRWYLPRSAPLYRTQRAAQADRAQALISGLNGIDTVRAYRLEGAVREKVTNESWRVRELGIEVFRLFGRFVGRENRAEFIGLVLIIVVGYALLEADAATLGEVSAAPLLFHRLFTPLGSIMFTFDEAQKSGASLTRLVGVLEEDAEDRLVGALAAARAADTPQPVAVEVRGLTFRYPDSEEPVVRDVDLTIPAGGSLALVGATGAGKSTLAALIAGIGTPQAGSVRIGSTDLAGLDEAGARALVSILTQETHVFSGPLAEDLRLAAPEATDAELMAALRTVGADGWVEALPEGLNTAVGEGGERLDVTKVAHVALARLVLGRTPVVVLDESTAEAGSEGAAELERAVLAACAGRTTLFVAHRLTQAMAADRIAVLDAGRVVEQGTHEELVALGGRYARLWRAWREGS, encoded by the coding sequence GTGAGCATCACCGCCACGCGCGTCGCCCCGTCGGCCCTGCGCACGACGACAGGACGCGAGGCCACCCGCTGGGTCACCGCGCACTGCCGCGAGGTGCCGTGGCTGACCTCCGCCACCGTGTTCACCACGGTGGCGGGGGCGGCACTCCAGGTGCTCCCGCTGCTCCTGCTCGGCCGGGTGGTGGACGGGGTGGTCGCGGGCGGTCCGCGCTCGATCCTGGTCACGACCGGGGTACTGATGGTGGCCGCCGCGCTGCTCGGCGCGGCGGCCACCGCCCTGTCGACCTACCTCATCGGGCGCCTCGGCGCGGACCTGCTCGCCCGGCTGCGCGAAGGCGCCGTCCGGGCGGTGCTGGGGATGCCGAGCGCGCGGATCGAGCAGGTCGGCCGGGGAGACGTGCTCTCCCGGGTCGGCGACGACGTGGCCGTCCTGTCCAAGGGCATCAGAACGGCCGTGCCCACCGTGTTCTCGGCGGGCGTGCTGGTGGTCATCGCCACGATCGGCATGTTCGGCCTGGACTGGCGGCTCGGCCTGGCCGGTGCCTGCGCACTGCCCGCCTACGGACTGGCACTGCGCTGGTACCTCCCCCGCTCCGCCCCGCTCTACCGCACGCAGCGGGCGGCCCAGGCCGACCGGGCGCAGGCCCTGATCAGCGGCTTGAACGGCATCGACACGGTCCGGGCGTACCGCCTCGAAGGAGCCGTCCGAGAGAAGGTCACCAACGAGTCGTGGCGGGTGCGCGAACTCGGCATCGAGGTGTTCCGGCTCTTCGGCCGGTTCGTGGGCCGGGAGAACCGCGCCGAGTTCATCGGACTGGTCCTGATCATCGTGGTGGGGTACGCCCTGCTGGAGGCCGACGCCGCCACCCTGGGCGAGGTCTCCGCCGCCCCGCTGCTGTTCCACCGGCTGTTCACCCCGCTCGGCTCCATCATGTTCACCTTCGACGAGGCCCAGAAGTCCGGCGCGAGCCTGACCCGCCTGGTCGGGGTACTGGAGGAGGATGCGGAGGACCGGCTGGTGGGCGCGCTCGCAGCGGCCCGGGCGGCGGACACGCCGCAGCCCGTGGCCGTCGAGGTGCGGGGACTGACGTTCCGCTACCCCGACTCCGAGGAGCCCGTCGTCCGGGACGTCGACCTGACGATCCCCGCCGGCGGTTCACTCGCCCTGGTCGGGGCGACCGGCGCGGGCAAGTCGACCCTCGCCGCGCTGATCGCCGGTATCGGCACCCCGCAGGCCGGCTCGGTGCGCATAGGGTCCACCGACCTCGCCGGTCTGGACGAGGCCGGGGCGCGGGCCCTGGTCAGCATCCTGACGCAGGAGACCCACGTGTTCTCCGGCCCGCTCGCCGAGGACCTGCGCCTGGCCGCACCGGAGGCGACCGACGCCGAACTGATGGCAGCTCTGCGCACGGTGGGCGCCGACGGATGGGTCGAGGCGCTGCCCGAAGGGCTGAACACCGCGGTCGGCGAGGGCGGTGAGCGGCTGGACGTCACCAAGGTCGCCCACGTCGCGCTGGCCCGGCTGGTGCTCGGCCGCACTCCGGTGGTGGTGCTCGACGAGTCCACGGCGGAGGCGGGCAGCGAGGGCGCGGCCGAGCTGGAGCGGGCCGTGCTCGCCGCGTGCGCGGGCCGGACCACGCTGTTCGTGGCACACCGGCTCACCCAGGCGATGGCGGCGGACCGGATCGCCGTACTGGACGCGGGACGCGTCGTGGAGCAGGGCACGCACGAGGAGCTGGTCGCCCTGGGCGGCCGCTACGCGCGACTGTGGCGGGCCTGGCGCGAAGGCAGCTAG
- a CDS encoding iron-siderophore ABC transporter substrate-binding protein, whose translation MLLHRTTRMTPRRRWAAVLSAAALGVGLLTGCSSDTADKADKKSDNSPAAGGTFPVSVEHAFGSTKVGKAPQRVVSVGYTDDQAILALGIKPVGMVDQYPNPPGTSPDINTQWPWVKAQWGDTRPEVIMNNGDAGPNYEKIAALRPDLIIAVYSEIDQAAYEKLSKIAPTVGRTKAEKEPFSAPWQDNAVHIAKALGQEAKGTELVKGIQDKLDAAKKAHPEFANQTAVPLSWYKDSVAPFTTTDVRGRLVTGIGYKGQTEIDKIADGKFYTTLSPERMDLVDVDRIFVIADKADQEALKKFQLFTNLNAVKNGKVSYLLDSEGPAVGAAMSQGTLLSLPYAIDELVKSVGQV comes from the coding sequence ATGCTTCTCCATCGAACGACACGTATGACGCCCCGGCGGCGGTGGGCGGCGGTTCTGTCCGCCGCGGCCCTCGGGGTCGGTCTCCTCACCGGATGCAGTTCCGACACTGCGGACAAGGCGGACAAGAAGAGCGACAACTCCCCGGCCGCCGGGGGCACGTTCCCGGTCAGCGTGGAGCACGCGTTCGGCTCCACGAAGGTCGGGAAGGCTCCCCAGCGCGTCGTCTCGGTCGGGTACACGGACGACCAGGCCATCCTGGCGCTCGGCATCAAGCCGGTCGGCATGGTCGACCAGTACCCCAACCCGCCGGGAACGTCCCCCGACATCAACACCCAGTGGCCCTGGGTGAAGGCCCAGTGGGGGGACACCCGCCCCGAGGTCATCATGAACAACGGTGACGCCGGCCCGAACTACGAGAAGATCGCGGCCCTGCGCCCGGACCTGATCATCGCGGTGTACTCCGAGATCGACCAGGCCGCCTACGAGAAGCTCTCCAAGATCGCTCCGACGGTGGGCCGCACCAAGGCCGAGAAGGAGCCGTTCAGCGCACCCTGGCAGGACAACGCCGTCCACATCGCCAAGGCCCTCGGCCAGGAGGCCAAGGGCACCGAGCTGGTCAAGGGCATCCAGGACAAGCTCGACGCGGCCAAGAAGGCGCACCCGGAGTTCGCGAACCAGACCGCCGTCCCGCTGTCCTGGTACAAGGACTCGGTGGCCCCCTTCACCACCACCGACGTGCGCGGACGCCTGGTGACGGGCATCGGCTACAAGGGCCAGACCGAGATCGACAAGATCGCGGACGGCAAGTTCTACACCACGCTCTCCCCGGAGCGCATGGACCTCGTCGACGTCGACCGCATCTTCGTCATCGCCGACAAGGCCGACCAGGAAGCACTGAAGAAGTTCCAGCTGTTCACCAACCTGAACGCGGTCAAGAACGGCAAGGTGTCCTACCTCCTCGACAGCGAGGGCCCGGCGGTCGGCGCCGCCATGTCCCAGGGCACGCTGCTCTCGCTCCCGTACGCGATCGACGAACTCGTCAAGTCGGTCGGTCAGGTGTGA